The following are from one region of the Orenia metallireducens genome:
- the asnB gene encoding asparagine synthase (glutamine-hydrolyzing), producing MCGIAGWLNWERNLRREQGIVGMMADCQQKRGPDERGEWSSENVALAHRRLIVIDPEGGKQPMVKKYQNNQYVLVYNGELYNTEDLRRDLKAEGHSFEGHSDTEVLLTSYIAWGSECVKRLNGIYAFAIWDKSRERLFLARDRIGVKPLFYTEQENGFLFASELKGLLSHPEVEARIDEDGLSEIFTIGPGRTPGHGVIKGIKELKPGYSMVVNRYGIKEEQYWKLESKLHQDDLETTIAKVRELFIDTVERQLVSDVPICTLLSGGLDSSAISAVASRAFIREGKENIDTYSVDYEGNEDHFEANEFQPDPDDVWIKKMTDYLGTTHHYIRLSNDKLVEALRDGVYARDLPGMADIDVSLYLFCKEIKKKFTVGVSGECADEIFGGYPWYHNQDALEANTFPWSRKLDDRVKILSTDLIERINPQKYMENRYQEALSEVPRLAGESGIEERMREMFYLNLTRWMPTLLDRKDRMSMYTGLEVRVPFCDHRLVEYVWNIPWEMKNVGGRRKGVLREALKGILPEDIRLRPKNPYPKTFDPAYFAATRDWLLEIINDNNSPILDLIDVDYIRKLAASDGDFDIPWFGQLMRLPQLFAYLIQVNVWLEDYGVVIE from the coding sequence ATGTGTGGAATTGCAGGTTGGTTAAATTGGGAACGTAACTTAAGAAGAGAGCAAGGTATTGTTGGGATGATGGCTGATTGTCAGCAGAAGCGTGGTCCTGATGAAAGAGGAGAATGGAGTTCAGAAAATGTGGCTTTGGCTCATAGAAGATTGATTGTTATTGATCCAGAGGGTGGAAAGCAGCCGATGGTTAAGAAGTATCAGAACAATCAATATGTTTTAGTTTATAATGGTGAGCTATATAATACTGAAGATTTGAGAAGAGATTTAAAAGCAGAAGGTCATTCTTTTGAAGGTCACTCTGATACAGAGGTCTTATTGACTTCCTACATAGCTTGGGGCTCAGAATGTGTTAAGAGGTTAAATGGTATCTATGCCTTTGCTATTTGGGATAAGTCTAGGGAAAGGCTCTTCTTAGCAAGAGATCGAATAGGTGTTAAACCACTCTTTTATACTGAGCAGGAGAATGGATTCTTATTTGCATCAGAGTTGAAAGGCTTGTTATCTCACCCTGAAGTAGAGGCTAGGATTGATGAAGATGGCTTATCAGAAATATTTACTATAGGTCCAGGTAGAACTCCAGGGCATGGAGTTATTAAAGGGATTAAGGAGCTAAAGCCTGGTTATTCGATGGTAGTCAATCGTTATGGAATTAAAGAGGAGCAATACTGGAAATTAGAGAGTAAGCTCCATCAAGATGATTTGGAGACTACTATAGCTAAGGTTAGAGAGTTATTTATAGATACTGTAGAGCGACAGTTGGTCTCTGATGTTCCTATCTGTACACTATTATCAGGGGGATTAGATTCTAGCGCGATTAGTGCAGTTGCTAGTAGAGCTTTTATTAGAGAAGGTAAAGAGAATATAGATACTTATTCAGTAGACTATGAAGGAAATGAGGATCATTTTGAAGCCAATGAGTTCCAACCAGATCCTGATGATGTCTGGATTAAGAAGATGACAGATTATTTAGGAACTACTCACCACTATATTAGGCTCAGTAATGATAAGTTGGTAGAGGCTTTAAGGGATGGGGTCTATGCCCGTGACTTGCCAGGGATGGCAGATATAGATGTTTCTTTATATCTATTCTGTAAAGAGATTAAGAAGAAATTTACTGTAGGGGTTTCTGGAGAGTGTGCTGATGAAATCTTCGGTGGATATCCGTGGTATCATAATCAAGATGCTTTAGAGGCAAATACCTTTCCTTGGTCAAGAAAGCTAGATGATAGAGTTAAGATATTATCTACTGATTTGATAGAAAGAATTAACCCTCAAAAGTATATGGAAAACCGTTATCAAGAAGCGTTATCTGAGGTTCCTCGTTTGGCTGGAGAGAGTGGAATTGAAGAGAGAATGAGAGAGATGTTTTACTTGAATCTGACTCGTTGGATGCCAACCTTACTTGACCGCAAGGATAGAATGAGTATGTATACTGGCTTAGAGGTTAGAGTTCCTTTCTGTGACCATAGATTGGTAGAGTATGTGTGGAATATCCCGTGGGAGATGAAGAATGTTGGTGGTAGAAGAAAGGGAGTGTTACGTGAAGCATTAAAAGGTATTTTACCTGAGGATATTAGGTTAAGACCGAAGAATCCTTATCCCAAGACCTTTGACCCAGCTTATTTTGCAGCTACTAGAGATTGGTTATTAGAGATTATCAATGATAATAATTCACCAATTCTTGATTTGATTGATGTAGATTATATTCGTAAGCTAGCTGCAAGTGATGGTGATTTTGATATTCCGTGGTTTGGTCAGTTGATGAGATTGCCACAGTTATTTGCTTATTTAATCCAGGTCAATGTCTGGTTAGAAGATTATGGAGTTGTAATTGAATAG
- the speE gene encoding polyamine aminopropyltransferase, giving the protein MELWYTEEHTENVRFGIKVKEYLYTKQSDFQRVDIFESYEFGRVLTLDGLMMVNEKDEFIYHDMITHVAMATNPDIKKVLVIGGGDGGTVREISRYLSVEQIDMVEIDELVVKSAIEYLQFTSSKLNDDRVNLYFEDGVKFVEGKEKIYDLIIVDSTDPIGPGEGLFTTEFYQNCYNALTDKGILVNQNESPYYNQNAKELVRANKKIKSIFPISEVYQYHMPTYPSGHWLFGFASKELHPIKDFDAKKWSSLGLKTKYYNTDIHVGAFALPNYVKEMIEND; this is encoded by the coding sequence ATGGAGTTATGGTATACAGAAGAGCATACTGAGAATGTTAGATTTGGAATCAAAGTAAAAGAATATCTATATACTAAGCAGAGTGATTTTCAAAGAGTAGATATCTTTGAGAGCTATGAGTTTGGTAGAGTGTTAACACTAGATGGATTGATGATGGTAAATGAGAAGGATGAGTTTATCTACCATGATATGATAACCCATGTTGCTATGGCAACAAATCCAGACATTAAGAAGGTTTTGGTCATTGGTGGTGGAGATGGAGGAACTGTTAGAGAGATAAGTAGATATTTATCGGTAGAGCAGATCGATATGGTTGAGATCGATGAGCTAGTAGTTAAGTCTGCTATAGAGTATCTACAATTTACATCCTCTAAATTAAATGATGACAGGGTAAATCTCTATTTTGAAGATGGAGTTAAGTTTGTTGAAGGTAAAGAGAAGATATATGACTTAATTATAGTAGATTCAACAGACCCAATTGGTCCAGGTGAAGGGTTATTTACAACTGAATTCTATCAAAATTGTTATAATGCTTTGACCGATAAGGGAATTTTAGTCAATCAAAATGAAAGCCCTTATTATAACCAGAATGCTAAAGAGCTGGTTAGAGCTAATAAGAAGATTAAGAGTATCTTCCCTATCTCTGAAGTCTATCAATACCATATGCCGACATACCCATCAGGGCATTGGCTATTTGGTTTTGCTTCAAAAGAGTTACATCCAATTAAGGATTTTGATGCTAAGAAATGGAGTTCATTAGGATTAAAGACTAAATACTATAATACAGATATTCATGTAGGAGCTTTTGCATTACCAAACTATGTAAAAGAGATGATAGAGAATGACTAA
- the speD gene encoding adenosylmethionine decarboxylase — MQLQQLGRHILVEFYNCDSDILKSHKKIEEYMKQAAIEAKATIVQSVFHHFNPWGVSGAVVISESHLTIHTWPEYNYAAVDLFTCGGDVNPWDAFDYLAEKLGAEKTETTEVARGMFDKVKRFGNEDLEEIKFSHKIVD, encoded by the coding sequence ATGCAGTTACAACAATTAGGAAGACATATTTTAGTGGAGTTTTATAATTGTGATAGTGATATTTTAAAAAGCCATAAAAAGATAGAAGAGTATATGAAGCAAGCTGCTATCGAAGCAAAAGCAACTATTGTACAGAGCGTATTCCATCATTTCAATCCTTGGGGTGTTAGTGGGGCAGTTGTTATCTCTGAATCCCATTTAACAATTCATACTTGGCCAGAATATAATTATGCGGCTGTTGATTTGTTTACTTGTGGTGGAGATGTCAACCCTTGGGATGCTTTTGATTACTTAGCAGAGAAATTAGGAGCGGAAAAGACAGAGACAACAGAAGTAGCAAGAGGAATGTTTGACAAGGTGAAGAGATTTGGAAATGAAGATCTTGAAGAGATTAAGTTCTCTCATAAAATAGTAGATTAA
- the speB gene encoding agmatinase: MTKPELLTTFIGLDKSYEGADIVVFGSPFDGTTSFRPGTRFAPQAMRVDSYGLETYSPYLDRDLGNYNICDAGDLDFPVGSTQKVLDMIEDYASQIVKDGKKPMMIGGEHLVSLPAIKAVYERYNDMVLLHFDAHTDLREEFMGDKLSHATVIRGAWDLLGDNRIYQFGIRSGTKEEFEWAKSHTSLRKFDCQGLDKAVEEIGDRPVYITIDLDILDPSIFSGTGTPEAGGITFKELMDVIEEFTKLNIVGADLVELSPHYDHSGASTAVACKVLRELILSMVE, encoded by the coding sequence ATGACTAAACCAGAATTATTAACTACTTTTATTGGACTAGACAAATCTTATGAAGGTGCTGATATTGTAGTTTTTGGTAGCCCTTTTGATGGGACGACGTCTTTTAGACCAGGAACAAGATTTGCTCCTCAGGCTATGAGGGTAGATTCTTATGGGTTAGAGACCTATAGTCCTTATCTAGACCGCGATTTAGGGAACTATAATATCTGTGATGCGGGGGATTTGGATTTTCCTGTTGGAAGTACTCAAAAGGTTTTAGATATGATAGAAGACTATGCTAGTCAAATAGTTAAAGATGGCAAGAAACCGATGATGATTGGTGGAGAGCATCTTGTTAGTTTGCCAGCCATTAAGGCTGTTTATGAGAGATATAATGATATGGTATTATTACATTTTGATGCCCATACAGATCTTAGAGAGGAGTTTATGGGTGATAAGCTATCCCATGCTACAGTGATTAGGGGGGCTTGGGACCTTTTAGGTGATAATAGAATCTATCAATTTGGGATTCGTTCAGGAACTAAAGAAGAGTTTGAATGGGCAAAGTCCCATACGAGCTTAAGAAAATTTGATTGTCAAGGCTTAGATAAAGCAGTTGAAGAGATTGGTGATAGACCAGTTTATATCACAATTGATCTTGATATCTTAGACCCATCTATCTTTTCTGGTACAGGAACCCCTGAAGCTGGTGGTATCACCTTCAAAGAGTTGATGGATGTTATTGAAGAATTTACCAAGTTAAATATAGTTGGTGCTGATCTTGTTGAGTTATCTCCCCATTATGACCATAGTGGTGCTTCTACAGCAGTAGCTTGTAAGGTTTTACGAGAATTAATTCTGAGTATGGTAGAGTGA